The Pseudopipra pipra isolate bDixPip1 chromosome 6, bDixPip1.hap1, whole genome shotgun sequence genome includes a region encoding these proteins:
- the CTSD gene encoding cathepsin D — MGPRGLLLLLALAGSCAALIRIPLTKFASMRRILNEVGSEIPDVNALTQVLKFKLGFANKEPTPEILKNYMDAQYFGEIGIGTPPQNFTVIFDTGSSNLWVPSVHCSIMDIACMLHHKYDSSKSSTYVKNGTSFSIHYGTGSLSGFLSEDIVTLGNLKIKHQIFGEAVKQPGMTFIAAKFDGILGMAFPRISVDQVTPFFDNIMQQKLIEKNVFSFYLNRDPSAQPGGELLLGGTDPKYYTGEFNWMNVTRKAYWQIHMDSVQVGNGTTLCDGGCEAIVDTGTSLITGPKTEVKQIQKAIGAKPLIKGEYLVPCDKVPTLPIITITLGGKPYDLTGEQYILKVSSGGQTMCMSGFSGLDIPPPGGPLWILGDVFIGPYYTVFDRDNNSVGFAKSA, encoded by the exons ATGGGGCCCCGCGGCCTCCTCTTGCTGCTCGCCCTGGCCGGGTCCTGCGCCGCCCTCATCAG GATCCCCCTGACCAAGTTCGCCTCCATGCGGCGGATTTTGAATGAGGTGGGCAGCGAGATTCCAGATGTGAATGCCCTCACCCAGGTCCTCAAGTTCAAGCTGGGCTTCGCCAATAAGGAGCCCACTCCAGAGATTTTGAAGAACTACATGGAT GCCCAGTATTTCGGTGAAATCGGCATCGGGACCCCCCCTCAGAATTTCACTGTGATCTTTGACACTGGCTCCTCCAACCTCTGGGTGCCATCTGTGCACTGTTCCATAATGGACATCGCCTGCA TGCTGCACCACAAATACGACTCCTCTAAATCCAGCACTTACGTGAAGAATGGCACCTCATTTTCCATCCACTATGGGACAGGGAGCCTTTCTGGGTTCCTCAGCGAGGATATAGTCACG CTCGGTAACTTGAAAATCAAGCATCAGATCTTTGGGGAGGCTGTGAAGCAGCCAGGCATGACATTCATCGCTGCGAAGTTTGACGGCATCCTGGGCATGGCATTCCCAAGGATCTCTGTGGACCAGGTCACCCCTTTCTTTGATAACATCATGCAACAGAAGCTGATCGAGAAAAATGTGTTCTCTTTCTACCTGAACAG AGACCCCAGTGCTCAGCCCGGTGgtgagctgctcctgggagggACCGATCCCAAGTATTACACCGGCGAGTTCAACTGGATGAATGTCACGCGCAAGGCTTACTGGCAGATCCACATGGACTC GGTGCAGGTTGGCAACGGGACAACTCTGTGCGACGGAGGCTGCGAGGCCATTGTGGACACGGGAACCTCACTCATCACTGGCCCTAAAACAGAAGTGAAGCAGATACAGAAAGCCATCGGTGCAAAACCACTCATCAAAGGCGAG TACCTGGTCCCCTGTGATAAAGTGCCAACACTGCCTATCATCACAATAACACTAGGAGGGAAGCCCTATGATCTCACAGGAGAGCAGTATATCCTCAAG GTTTCTTCAGGAGGACAGACCATGTGCATGAGTGGCTTTTCAGGCCTGGACATCCCACCCCCTGGGGGCCCACTCTGGATCCTGGGAGATGTCTTCATTGGTCCCTACTACACTGTCTTTGACCGTGATAACAACTCTGTTGGCTTTGCCAAAAGTGCCTAA
- the IFITM10 gene encoding interferon-induced transmembrane protein 10 isoform X3: protein MLGEAARPRPRRCPSPAGRYQDAPSRRAERGDAAAATTERTQDPPLGPPCPFEGVAWTPRPPQGPPQGCFACIAKPPALRQASPVLSPSSAVYLMESKSCKGDSLRPAVPCKHSVEKKTMTNPTTVIEIYPDTTEVNDYYLWSIFNFVYLNFCCLGFIALAYSLKVRDKKLLNDLNGAVEDAKTARLFNITSSALATFCIILIFIFLRYPLTDY, encoded by the exons ATGCTCGGGGAAGCCGCTCGACCGAGGCCCAGGAGATGCCCCTCTCCAGCGGGGCGCTACCAGGATGCTCCAAGCAGGAG GGCAGAGCGCGGTGACGCCGCGGCAGCCACCACGGAGAGGACACAGGACCCCCCGCTGGGCCCGCCATGCCCCTTTGAGGGGGTGGCCTGGACCCCGAGacccccccagggtcccccACAGGGCTGCTTCGCCTGCATCGCCAAGCCCCCAGCTCTCCGGCAAGCTTCGCCCGTCCTGTCTCCTTCTTCTGCCGTTTATCTCATGGAGAGCAAGAGCTGCAAAGGGGACAGCCTGCGGCCGGCGGTCCCGTGCAAGCACTCGGTGGAGAAGAAGACGATGACCAACCCTACCACCGTCATCGAAATCTACCCTGACACCACCGAGGTGAACGACTACTATCTCTGGTCCATCTTCAACTTTGTATACCTCAACTTCTGCTGCCTTGGCTTCATCGCCTTGGCCTATTCATTGAAA GTCCGGGATAAGAAACTCCTCAATGACTTAAATGGAGCAGTTGAAGATGCCAAGACAGCCCGGCTTTTTAACATCACCAGCTCAGCCCTTGCCACCTTCTGTATCATCCTTATCTTCATCTTCCTGCGATACCCTCTCACTGACTACTAG
- the IFITM10 gene encoding interferon-induced transmembrane protein 10 isoform X2, producing the protein MGAPLRPLPAPSPWVPPPALSSSRNSSAEEVEPEAVLSRICSDSPHPSLAERGDAAAATTERTQDPPLGPPCPFEGVAWTPRPPQGPPQGCFACIAKPPALRQASPVLSPSSAVYLMESKSCKGDSLRPAVPCKHSVEKKTMTNPTTVIEIYPDTTEVNDYYLWSIFNFVYLNFCCLGFIALAYSLKVRDKKLLNDLNGAVEDAKTARLFNITSSALATFCIILIFIFLRYPLTDY; encoded by the exons ATGGGTGCCCCCCtccgccccctgcccgcccctaGTCCATGGGTGCCCCCCCCCGCCCTCTCCTCCTCCCGCAACTCCAGCGCCGAGGAAGTCGAGCCGGAGGCAGTGCTGAGCCGGATATGCAGCGACTCCCCGCATCCCTCCTT GGCAGAGCGCGGTGACGCCGCGGCAGCCACCACGGAGAGGACACAGGACCCCCCGCTGGGCCCGCCATGCCCCTTTGAGGGGGTGGCCTGGACCCCGAGacccccccagggtcccccACAGGGCTGCTTCGCCTGCATCGCCAAGCCCCCAGCTCTCCGGCAAGCTTCGCCCGTCCTGTCTCCTTCTTCTGCCGTTTATCTCATGGAGAGCAAGAGCTGCAAAGGGGACAGCCTGCGGCCGGCGGTCCCGTGCAAGCACTCGGTGGAGAAGAAGACGATGACCAACCCTACCACCGTCATCGAAATCTACCCTGACACCACCGAGGTGAACGACTACTATCTCTGGTCCATCTTCAACTTTGTATACCTCAACTTCTGCTGCCTTGGCTTCATCGCCTTGGCCTATTCATTGAAA GTCCGGGATAAGAAACTCCTCAATGACTTAAATGGAGCAGTTGAAGATGCCAAGACAGCCCGGCTTTTTAACATCACCAGCTCAGCCCTTGCCACCTTCTGTATCATCCTTATCTTCATCTTCCTGCGATACCCTCTCACTGACTACTAG
- the IFITM10 gene encoding interferon-induced transmembrane protein 10 isoform X4 produces MDGRTGSQRAERGDAAAATTERTQDPPLGPPCPFEGVAWTPRPPQGPPQGCFACIAKPPALRQASPVLSPSSAVYLMESKSCKGDSLRPAVPCKHSVEKKTMTNPTTVIEIYPDTTEVNDYYLWSIFNFVYLNFCCLGFIALAYSLKVRDKKLLNDLNGAVEDAKTARLFNITSSALATFCIILIFIFLRYPLTDY; encoded by the exons ATGGACGGACGGACGGGCAGTCAGAG GGCAGAGCGCGGTGACGCCGCGGCAGCCACCACGGAGAGGACACAGGACCCCCCGCTGGGCCCGCCATGCCCCTTTGAGGGGGTGGCCTGGACCCCGAGacccccccagggtcccccACAGGGCTGCTTCGCCTGCATCGCCAAGCCCCCAGCTCTCCGGCAAGCTTCGCCCGTCCTGTCTCCTTCTTCTGCCGTTTATCTCATGGAGAGCAAGAGCTGCAAAGGGGACAGCCTGCGGCCGGCGGTCCCGTGCAAGCACTCGGTGGAGAAGAAGACGATGACCAACCCTACCACCGTCATCGAAATCTACCCTGACACCACCGAGGTGAACGACTACTATCTCTGGTCCATCTTCAACTTTGTATACCTCAACTTCTGCTGCCTTGGCTTCATCGCCTTGGCCTATTCATTGAAA GTCCGGGATAAGAAACTCCTCAATGACTTAAATGGAGCAGTTGAAGATGCCAAGACAGCCCGGCTTTTTAACATCACCAGCTCAGCCCTTGCCACCTTCTGTATCATCCTTATCTTCATCTTCCTGCGATACCCTCTCACTGACTACTAG
- the IFITM10 gene encoding interferon-induced transmembrane protein 10 isoform X1: MVLPLPASLPSPRGRGRRQLRAEAAASWSPGVAVLPPPPPACPTLLPLSSLPTPSLLSPLSPLSPGPSLSPAFPPRLSFSAPSPLFLLPPHHLAFPSPHPHFSRGCFRFARAERGDAAAATTERTQDPPLGPPCPFEGVAWTPRPPQGPPQGCFACIAKPPALRQASPVLSPSSAVYLMESKSCKGDSLRPAVPCKHSVEKKTMTNPTTVIEIYPDTTEVNDYYLWSIFNFVYLNFCCLGFIALAYSLKVRDKKLLNDLNGAVEDAKTARLFNITSSALATFCIILIFIFLRYPLTDY, translated from the exons atggtCCTGCCGCTGCCCGCGTCTCTGCCCtcgccgcggggccggggccggcggcAGCTCCGCGCCGAGGCGGCGGCGTCGTGGTCCCCGGGTGTAGCggtgctccctcctccccctcctgcctgccctactctcctccctctctcctctctgcccacTCCCTCACTCCTCTCCCCGctctctcctctgtctcccggtccctctctctctcctgccttccccccACGTCTAtccttttctgctccttcccccctttttcttctccctccccatcaCCTGGCCTTTCCATCCCCTCACCCCCATTTTTCACGGGGGTGCTTTCGCTTTGCCAGGGCAGAGCGCGGTGACGCCGCGGCAGCCACCACGGAGAGGACACAGGACCCCCCGCTGGGCCCGCCATGCCCCTTTGAGGGGGTGGCCTGGACCCCGAGacccccccagggtcccccACAGGGCTGCTTCGCCTGCATCGCCAAGCCCCCAGCTCTCCGGCAAGCTTCGCCCGTCCTGTCTCCTTCTTCTGCCGTTTATCTCATGGAGAGCAAGAGCTGCAAAGGGGACAGCCTGCGGCCGGCGGTCCCGTGCAAGCACTCGGTGGAGAAGAAGACGATGACCAACCCTACCACCGTCATCGAAATCTACCCTGACACCACCGAGGTGAACGACTACTATCTCTGGTCCATCTTCAACTTTGTATACCTCAACTTCTGCTGCCTTGGCTTCATCGCCTTGGCCTATTCATTGAAA GTCCGGGATAAGAAACTCCTCAATGACTTAAATGGAGCAGTTGAAGATGCCAAGACAGCCCGGCTTTTTAACATCACCAGCTCAGCCCTTGCCACCTTCTGTATCATCCTTATCTTCATCTTCCTGCGATACCCTCTCACTGACTACTAG